Proteins encoded in a region of the Roseateles sp. SL47 genome:
- the corA gene encoding magnesium/cobalt transporter CorA, with the protein MLNVFTLDNGRLKGGMVQEEISTAAELSAVTGSERQPIWVDLESPSAEEKDWIRERFGLVIPEDIVDEDLEESARFYEEDNGELHIRSDFLIDDMEAPRNVRVAFILFNNVLFSVHNEDLPVFRLLRLRARRIPALIEDAKDVLLKLYDADAEYSADVLEGIYDNLEKVSERVLKKDVNDTEAGEVLAAIAREEDLNGRIRRNVMDTRRAVSFMMRSRMLNAEQFEESRQILRDIDSLDSHTAFLFDKINFLMDATVGFININQNKIIKIFSVASVALLPPTLIASVYGMNFQAMPELHWEYGYPFALGLMLASVVAPFVYFRRKGWLA; encoded by the coding sequence ATGCTGAATGTGTTCACTCTGGACAATGGCCGCCTCAAGGGCGGGATGGTTCAGGAAGAGATCTCCACCGCTGCCGAACTGAGCGCGGTCACCGGCTCCGAGCGTCAACCGATCTGGGTGGACCTCGAATCCCCGAGCGCGGAAGAAAAGGACTGGATCCGGGAACGCTTTGGCCTGGTGATCCCCGAAGACATCGTGGACGAGGATCTGGAGGAATCGGCCCGGTTCTACGAGGAGGACAACGGCGAGCTGCATATCCGCTCCGACTTCCTCATCGACGACATGGAAGCCCCGCGCAACGTGCGGGTGGCCTTCATCCTTTTCAACAACGTGCTGTTCTCGGTCCACAACGAGGACCTGCCGGTGTTCCGGCTGTTGCGCCTGCGGGCGCGGCGCATCCCGGCGCTGATTGAAGATGCCAAGGATGTGCTGCTCAAGCTCTATGACGCCGATGCGGAATATTCCGCGGACGTGCTGGAGGGCATCTACGACAACCTGGAGAAGGTCAGCGAGCGGGTGCTGAAGAAGGATGTGAACGACACCGAGGCCGGGGAAGTGCTGGCGGCCATCGCACGTGAGGAAGACTTGAACGGGCGCATTCGCCGCAATGTGATGGACACCCGCCGTGCGGTCAGCTTCATGATGCGCAGCCGGATGCTCAATGCGGAGCAGTTCGAAGAGTCCCGCCAGATCCTGCGGGACATCGACTCGCTGGACAGCCACACCGCCTTCCTGTTCGACAAGATCAACTTCCTGATGGATGCGACCGTCGGCTTCATCAACATCAACCAGAACAAGATCATCAAGATCTTCTCGGTGGCAAGCGTGGCGTTGCTGCCGCCCACCTTGATTGCCAGCGTCTACGGCATGAATTTCCAGGCCATGCCGGAATTGCACTGGGAATACGGCTACCCGTTTGCGCTGGGGCTGATGCTGGCCTCGGTGGTGGCGCCGTTTGTGTATTTCCGGCGCAAGGGCTGGTTGGCATGA
- a CDS encoding glutathione peroxidase, with protein sequence MSLPSFSTLFRRLTLVLVVACAPLAAHAASATAAAPTSTAANCPDLLQRQFPRLQDEKPQALCQYAGKVVLVVNTASFCGFTPQYKALEALSIKYKELVVLGFPSGDFGNQEYGSNKEIAEFCENTFNVKFPMFSKSSVSAGKSDLNPLFADLAKRTGQSPKWNFHKYLISRDGQEVLSFGSKVDPEGPEFTKALEKLLKQN encoded by the coding sequence ATGAGTCTGCCTTCCTTTTCCACCCTGTTCCGGCGCCTCACGCTGGTGCTGGTAGTGGCCTGTGCGCCCTTGGCTGCCCACGCCGCCAGCGCCACCGCAGCAGCCCCCACCAGCACAGCAGCAAACTGCCCGGACCTGCTCCAACGGCAGTTTCCGCGCCTGCAAGATGAAAAGCCCCAAGCTTTGTGTCAGTACGCCGGCAAGGTGGTGCTGGTGGTCAACACCGCAAGCTTCTGCGGCTTTACGCCGCAATACAAGGCATTGGAAGCCCTTTCGATCAAGTACAAGGAGCTGGTCGTCCTGGGTTTCCCTTCGGGCGACTTCGGAAATCAGGAATACGGCAGCAACAAGGAGATCGCTGAGTTCTGCGAGAACACCTTCAACGTGAAGTTCCCGATGTTCAGCAAAAGCAGTGTGTCAGCCGGCAAGTCTGACCTGAACCCGCTGTTCGCCGACCTGGCCAAGCGTACCGGTCAGTCCCCCAAGTGGAACTTCCACAAATACCTGATCTCTCGTGATGGGCAAGAGGTGCTCAGCTTCGGCTCCAAGGTAGACCCCGAAGGCCCAGAATTCACCAAGGCGCTGGAGAAGTTGCTGAAGCAGAACTGA
- a CDS encoding ferritin-like domain-containing protein has protein sequence MLYPELFKQLEAVRWNMDTDIPWDKFDAAKLTDDQARTIKMNAITEWSALPATEMFLRDNKDDSDFSAFMSVWFFEEQKHSLVLMEYLRRFRPDMVPTEAELHEVRFEFDPAPALETLMLHFCGEIRLNHWYRRAAEWHTEPVIKAIYETLSRDEARHGGAYLRYMKRAMAKFGDEAKAAFAKVGVLMASARRTAQALHPTNLHVNAKLFPRDTIQSRLPDPEWLERWLDKQIQFDSVWENKVVDRILHNMSLLMERSFASVQELNRYRKEITQRVAAAAQQPGGSDLSPQGH, from the coding sequence ATGCTTTACCCCGAACTCTTCAAGCAACTCGAAGCCGTGCGCTGGAACATGGACACCGATATCCCTTGGGACAAGTTCGATGCCGCCAAGTTGACCGACGATCAGGCACGCACCATCAAGATGAATGCCATCACGGAATGGTCGGCACTGCCGGCCACCGAGATGTTCCTGCGTGACAACAAGGACGACAGCGACTTCTCTGCCTTCATGAGCGTGTGGTTTTTCGAAGAGCAGAAGCATTCGCTGGTGCTGATGGAGTACCTGCGTCGCTTCCGTCCGGACATGGTGCCCACCGAAGCGGAGCTGCATGAAGTGCGCTTTGAATTCGACCCCGCGCCTGCGCTGGAAACACTGATGCTGCACTTCTGCGGCGAGATCCGCCTGAACCACTGGTACCGCCGTGCGGCTGAATGGCACACCGAGCCGGTGATCAAGGCCATCTACGAAACGCTGTCGCGCGATGAAGCCCGCCACGGCGGTGCCTATCTGCGCTACATGAAGCGAGCCATGGCCAAGTTCGGTGATGAGGCCAAGGCCGCCTTTGCCAAGGTCGGCGTGCTGATGGCCAGCGCGCGCCGCACGGCCCAGGCGCTGCATCCGACCAACCTGCATGTGAATGCCAAGCTGTTCCCGCGTGACACCATCCAGAGCCGCCTGCCGGATCCGGAATGGCTGGAGCGCTGGCTGGACAAGCAGATCCAGTTCGACAGCGTCTGGGAAAACAAGGTGGTGGATCGCATCCTCCACAACATGAGCCTGCTGATGGAGCGCAGCTTCGCCAGCGTTCAGGAACTCAACCGCTACCGCAAGGAAATCACCCAGCGGGTGGCTGCAGCAGCACAGCAACCGGGCGGGAGCGACCTGTCCCCGCAGGGCCACTGA
- a CDS encoding VOC family protein translates to MKYLHTMVRVTDIEASLKFYRDALGLQVVRRSEHEAGRFTLVYLAAPGDEDAQIELTYNWDPEPYTGGRNFGHVAYAVPDIYAACQRLMDHGVLINRPPRDGRMAFVRSPDNISVELLQDGPALPPSEPWISMPNTGAW, encoded by the coding sequence ATGAAATACCTGCACACGATGGTCCGCGTGACCGACATCGAAGCCTCCCTGAAGTTCTACCGCGACGCGCTGGGCCTGCAAGTCGTGCGCCGTTCCGAGCATGAAGCCGGGCGCTTCACGCTGGTCTACCTGGCGGCGCCCGGCGACGAGGACGCGCAGATCGAACTCACCTACAACTGGGATCCGGAGCCATACACCGGCGGCCGCAATTTCGGCCATGTGGCCTATGCGGTGCCCGACATCTATGCGGCCTGCCAGCGTCTGATGGATCACGGCGTGCTGATCAACCGCCCGCCTCGGGACGGGCGCATGGCGTTTGTCCGCTCGCCTGACAACATCTCGGTGGAACTGCTGCAGGACGGTCCGGCTTTGCCCCCGTCAGAGCCCTGGATCTCCATGCCCAACACCGGCGCGTGGTGA
- a CDS encoding DUF3034 family protein — MLQDMVRSVDAGAALNAALKGALNAAPNVTPNVTPNPARNATPKVALTNAALNVANLAAQGADFHVLRCASAHSMHCADPSAGHGASHHTEPMQGTRQPNPPLPLVPAGLLAFCPGVIRQPLATATATLATVMMSLGCWQVAAAQSSGVAGEPSMSSSAASSATSTRSATATTTAGAATTSATTSSFPPPKGKLLLTGGVSSIDGAAGGGLTPWALTGSYATEGQIGATAYYTRLPTQDYGLSGYGALVAFGERAELSIARQDFSAGGTGAALGLPGLHLKQTLLGTKLRLGGDAVLDADTWMPQLALGLEYKWVDAEGLNPTLSALGAKRHGVDVYLSATKLFLAQSTLVNLTLRASRANQNGLLGFGGAASRRYSLLPEMSVAYLLNRHWAVGVEYRMKPDKLNPSVLGDALKEQDWKDVFVAWAPNKNISLTAAYVDLGQVVPGIQPRRQRGVYGSIQLAY; from the coding sequence ATGCTGCAGGACATGGTGCGTAGCGTTGATGCCGGGGCGGCGCTGAACGCAGCACTGAAGGGCGCACTGAATGCAGCGCCGAATGTGACACCGAATGTGACACCGAACCCGGCACGGAATGCGACGCCCAAGGTGGCACTGACGAATGCAGCGCTGAACGTGGCGAATCTGGCGGCGCAGGGGGCCGACTTCCACGTCTTGCGCTGTGCGTCTGCCCACTCGATGCATTGCGCTGATCCGAGTGCAGGCCATGGCGCCAGCCACCACACCGAACCCATGCAGGGCACGCGTCAACCCAACCCGCCGTTGCCTCTTGTGCCCGCAGGGCTGCTGGCGTTTTGTCCTGGGGTCATCCGGCAGCCGCTCGCGACAGCGACGGCCACGCTGGCGACGGTGATGATGAGCTTGGGCTGTTGGCAGGTCGCGGCGGCTCAGTCGTCCGGGGTTGCAGGCGAGCCTTCGATGTCATCTTCCGCCGCGTCTTCCGCCACGAGCACCCGCAGTGCCACCGCCACGACTACAGCTGGGGCCGCAACAACCTCAGCCACCACTTCCTCCTTCCCGCCACCCAAAGGCAAGCTGTTGCTCACTGGTGGTGTCAGCAGCATCGACGGCGCGGCCGGTGGTGGGCTCACGCCCTGGGCGTTGACCGGCAGCTATGCCACCGAAGGCCAAATCGGGGCCACGGCGTATTACACCCGCCTGCCGACCCAGGACTACGGACTGAGCGGCTATGGCGCCCTGGTGGCCTTTGGCGAGCGAGCCGAACTCTCGATTGCACGGCAGGACTTTTCCGCCGGCGGCACGGGCGCTGCACTGGGCCTGCCGGGCCTGCATCTCAAACAGACCCTCCTGGGCACCAAGCTGCGGCTGGGCGGCGATGCGGTCCTGGATGCCGACACCTGGATGCCGCAACTGGCGCTGGGGCTGGAATACAAGTGGGTGGATGCGGAAGGGCTGAATCCAACCCTGTCCGCCCTCGGGGCCAAGCGCCACGGCGTGGATGTGTACCTCAGCGCCACCAAGCTTTTCCTGGCCCAAAGCACGCTGGTGAATCTCACGCTGCGCGCCAGCCGGGCCAATCAGAATGGCCTGCTGGGTTTTGGAGGGGCGGCGAGCCGCCGTTATTCATTGCTGCCTGAAATGTCGGTGGCCTATCTGCTCAATCGTCACTGGGCGGTCGGCGTGGAATACCGCATGAAGCCGGACAAGCTCAATCCGTCGGTGCTGGGCGATGCCTTAAAAGAGCAGGACTGGAAGGATGTGTTCGTGGCCTGGGCCCCGAACAAGAACATCTCGCTGACGGCAGCTTATGTGGACCTGGGCCAGGTGGTGCCAGGGATCCAGCCGCGCCGGCAGCGCGGGGTGTATGGATCGATTCAGTTGGCCTATTGA
- a CDS encoding group I truncated hemoglobin — translation MARPSRVVPLVRLMKLMSLMNLKRPKSLRRLFRVLRSPGVILLMGAMLVIAPARAADDSLFQALGGDEGVARISAGLVERAYADERIKHLFQETNPRFLTEQLRKQFCELSGGPCKYDGETMKNSHAKLGINKAHFNALVEDLQLAMDAQGVPFAAQNRLLALLAPMYRDVVTR, via the coding sequence ATGGCCCGACCTTCCCGTGTTGTTCCGCTCGTCCGCCTGATGAAGCTGATGAGCTTGATGAACCTGAAGAGGCCGAAGAGTCTGAGGCGCCTCTTCCGGGTACTGCGCAGCCCTGGGGTCATCCTTCTGATGGGGGCTATGCTGGTTATCGCGCCAGCCCGCGCCGCCGACGATTCGCTGTTCCAGGCGCTGGGTGGTGACGAGGGGGTTGCCCGAATCAGTGCCGGGCTGGTGGAGCGTGCTTATGCGGATGAACGCATCAAGCACCTGTTCCAGGAGACGAATCCGCGCTTTCTCACGGAGCAACTGCGCAAGCAGTTTTGTGAATTGTCCGGAGGGCCTTGCAAGTACGACGGGGAGACCATGAAGAACTCCCACGCCAAACTTGGCATCAACAAGGCCCACTTCAATGCGTTGGTGGAAGATCTCCAACTGGCCATGGACGCTCAGGGTGTTCCGTTTGCGGCGCAGAACCGTTTGCTGGCCTTGCTGGCACCGATGTATAGGGATGTCGTCACACGGTGA
- a CDS encoding response regulator, producing MATILVVDDELGIRALLSEILSDEGHTIELAENAQQARAARERSRPDLVLLDIWMPDVDGVTLLKEWGSTGQLTMPVIMMSGHGTIDTAVEATKFGAMAFLEKPITLQKLLRAVEQALVKTAPRPAPPAPVVGLPSYVRPEALPVMPANVSLSGGVPSLVTPAPVQHQGMASEQLFELDRPLREARDAFEKSYFEFHLAKENGSMTRVAEKTGLERTHLYRKLKQLGVDLSRNKRGGGI from the coding sequence ATGGCAACCATTCTTGTTGTTGACGACGAACTGGGCATTCGTGCCCTGCTGTCAGAAATCCTCTCGGACGAGGGGCACACGATCGAACTGGCTGAGAATGCGCAGCAGGCTCGCGCCGCGCGTGAGCGTTCTCGTCCGGATCTTGTGCTGTTGGACATCTGGATGCCGGATGTGGACGGCGTGACGCTGCTGAAGGAATGGGGCAGCACCGGGCAATTGACCATGCCGGTGATCATGATGAGCGGCCACGGCACCATCGACACGGCGGTGGAAGCCACCAAGTTCGGCGCCATGGCCTTCCTGGAGAAACCGATCACCTTGCAGAAACTGCTACGGGCGGTGGAACAGGCGTTGGTGAAGACCGCTCCGCGTCCGGCACCGCCAGCCCCTGTGGTGGGTCTGCCCAGCTATGTGCGGCCGGAAGCGCTGCCGGTGATGCCGGCGAATGTGTCGCTGTCGGGCGGGGTGCCCAGCCTGGTGACCCCGGCGCCGGTCCAGCACCAGGGAATGGCGTCGGAGCAGCTGTTTGAACTGGACCGCCCGCTGCGTGAAGCGCGTGATGCGTTCGAGAAGAGCTACTTCGAGTTCCACCTGGCCAAGGAAAATGGCTCGATGACCCGGGTGGCCGAGAAGACGGGGCTGGAACGCACCCATCTGTATCGGAAGCTGAAGCAATTGGGTGTTGATCTTTCGCGGAACAAGCGCGGAGGCGGAATTTAG
- a CDS encoding sensor histidine kinase, translating to MTKAARLAWLVSVTAIAGASGMLAFLLSISTTAQRGFLERHYLWLFWVNVAVATALIIVIGVAGARLALRVKRGRFGSRLLLKLAWIFAFVGVVPGVLIYTVSYQFVNRSIESLFDQRLASALEAGLALGQDTLDNARSELSARTRSAAERWEDGALAPLALERLRDQLSARSVALLGSNGQVLLTAGAETDNIPDRPTSTMLSQARANGVSSRLEGLEDEQQAALGEARIRAVALLPSSVLQLSNSDRYLMVVRNISGKVVSNALNVQTANQEYLQRSLLRDGLRRMYLGTLTLVLILAVFAALLLAVALSNQLVQPLLLLAEGMREVATGDLKAKPVFRSRDELGGLTRSFADMTEQLADARAQVDLSVTQLESARTHLQTILDNLTAGVMVFGADRRIESVNPGATRIMRLPLSAYVGRRLEELEPLEEFARSIWQRFELQTPEAGERDHWQDSFELRLTEQITLTLLVRGAALPHEARLVVFDDISEVVSAQRSAAWSEVARRLAHEIKNPLTPIQLSAERLQFKLESKLEGTDQAMLVRSVGTIVNQVQAMKQLVNEFRDYARLPAAKLAPLDVNALVAEVLTLYAEAQEAGRLVADLAQEPPLILGDAPQLRQVIHNLVQNALDAVSERPDGRVVVRTQKASNELGELRALRLVITDNGPGFAEKVLNRAFEPYVTTKTKGTGLGLAVVKKIADEHGARIRLINLQPPGDGDQAPIGAQVSLSFSKLATAPSPAPDAPRPA from the coding sequence GTGACCAAAGCGGCACGCCTGGCCTGGCTGGTTTCGGTGACGGCCATCGCCGGCGCCAGCGGCATGCTGGCCTTCCTGCTGTCGATCAGCACCACCGCTCAGCGTGGCTTCCTGGAGCGCCATTACCTCTGGCTGTTCTGGGTCAACGTGGCCGTGGCCACCGCGCTGATCATCGTCATCGGGGTGGCCGGTGCGCGCTTGGCGCTGCGGGTCAAGCGGGGGCGTTTCGGCAGCCGGCTGCTGCTCAAGCTGGCCTGGATCTTCGCTTTTGTTGGTGTGGTGCCGGGGGTGCTGATCTACACCGTCTCCTACCAATTCGTGAACCGCAGCATCGAAAGCCTGTTTGACCAGCGGCTGGCGAGTGCGTTGGAAGCCGGGCTGGCACTGGGGCAGGACACGCTGGACAACGCCCGCAGCGAGCTCAGCGCCCGCACGCGCAGCGCCGCCGAGCGCTGGGAAGACGGGGCGCTCGCCCCTCTGGCGCTGGAGCGTCTGCGCGACCAGCTGTCGGCCCGCAGCGTGGCGCTGTTGGGCAGCAACGGCCAGGTGCTGCTCACCGCCGGCGCCGAGACGGACAACATCCCCGACCGCCCCACCTCCACCATGCTCAGTCAGGCGCGGGCCAACGGGGTGTCGTCGCGGCTGGAGGGCCTGGAAGATGAGCAGCAGGCGGCCCTGGGCGAGGCCCGCATCCGCGCCGTGGCGCTGCTGCCCAGCAGCGTCCTGCAGTTGAGCAACAGCGACCGCTACCTCATGGTGGTGCGAAACATCAGCGGCAAGGTGGTGAGCAATGCGCTGAACGTGCAGACGGCCAACCAGGAATACCTGCAACGGTCGCTGCTGCGGGACGGGCTGCGGCGCATGTATCTGGGCACGCTCACACTGGTGCTGATCCTGGCGGTGTTTGCTGCCTTGCTGCTGGCGGTGGCGCTGTCCAATCAACTGGTGCAGCCGCTGTTGCTGCTGGCCGAGGGCATGCGGGAAGTGGCCACCGGCGATCTGAAAGCCAAGCCGGTCTTCCGCTCCCGGGACGAACTGGGGGGGCTGACCCGCTCGTTTGCCGACATGACCGAACAGTTGGCCGATGCACGCGCGCAGGTGGACCTGAGCGTGACCCAGCTGGAAAGCGCCCGCACCCACCTGCAGACCATCCTGGACAACCTCACCGCCGGCGTGATGGTGTTTGGCGCGGACCGGCGCATCGAGTCGGTCAACCCGGGCGCCACCCGCATCATGCGGCTGCCGCTGTCGGCCTACGTGGGCCGACGGCTGGAAGAACTGGAGCCGCTGGAGGAGTTCGCCAGGTCCATCTGGCAGCGCTTTGAACTGCAGACCCCGGAGGCGGGAGAACGCGACCACTGGCAGGACTCCTTTGAGCTGCGCCTCACCGAGCAGATCACCTTGACGCTGCTGGTGCGGGGCGCGGCGCTGCCGCATGAGGCCCGTCTGGTGGTGTTCGACGACATCAGCGAGGTGGTCTCGGCCCAACGCTCGGCGGCCTGGAGCGAGGTGGCGCGGCGCCTGGCCCATGAAATCAAGAATCCGCTGACGCCGATCCAGCTGTCCGCTGAGCGGCTGCAGTTCAAACTGGAATCCAAGCTCGAAGGCACGGACCAGGCGATGCTGGTGCGCTCCGTGGGCACCATCGTCAACCAGGTGCAGGCGATGAAGCAGTTGGTGAATGAATTCCGGGACTATGCTCGGCTGCCTGCCGCCAAGCTGGCCCCCTTGGACGTGAATGCTTTGGTGGCCGAAGTGCTGACGCTCTATGCCGAAGCACAGGAAGCTGGGCGATTGGTGGCGGACTTGGCGCAGGAGCCACCCCTCATCCTGGGGGATGCGCCGCAACTGCGTCAGGTCATTCACAATCTGGTGCAAAACGCGCTGGATGCGGTCAGTGAGCGGCCGGATGGGCGCGTGGTGGTGCGCACCCAAAAGGCCAGCAACGAGCTGGGCGAATTGCGAGCCCTGCGGCTGGTCATCACGGATAACGGCCCCGGCTTTGCGGAGAAGGTGCTGAACCGGGCGTTCGAGCCATACGTCACGACCAAGACCAAAGGCACCGGCCTGGGGCTGGCCGTGGTGAAGAAAATTGCGGATGAGCACGGGGCCCGCATCCGTTTGATCAATCTTCAGCCGCCAGGCGACGGCGATCAGGCCCCGATAGGCGCGCAAGTTTCGTTATCATTTTCAAAACTCGCGACTGCACCGAGCCCTGCGCCAGACGCGCCTCGGCCCGCGTGA
- a CDS encoding DUF4390 domain-containing protein produces MSLFRPFVLLRSWSRRLTLVGALLALHAWAVAQGVTLQQLHAERVEDGLALSFSSRFELPKPAEDALLKGVAIYFVAEVQVLRNRWYWRDARVAQASRTWRLTWQPLTRQYRVSTGGLHQSFDSLGEAVASLRGVSGWRVADAKDIEDDGSYYLEFSYKLDTSQLPRPMQIGLGAGQGWALSVERYMQLNLDLPATPPPNRPQP; encoded by the coding sequence GTGAGCTTGTTCCGTCCGTTCGTTCTGCTGCGTTCCTGGTCGCGGCGCCTGACCCTGGTCGGCGCGCTGCTGGCCTTGCACGCCTGGGCAGTGGCCCAGGGGGTGACACTGCAGCAATTGCATGCGGAACGGGTGGAGGACGGACTGGCGCTGAGTTTCAGCAGTCGCTTCGAGTTGCCGAAACCGGCGGAAGACGCTCTGCTCAAGGGCGTTGCCATCTATTTCGTGGCGGAAGTGCAGGTGTTGCGCAACCGCTGGTATTGGAGGGATGCGCGCGTGGCCCAGGCCAGCCGCACCTGGCGCCTCACCTGGCAACCCCTGACCCGTCAGTACCGGGTGAGCACCGGGGGCCTGCATCAGAGCTTCGACAGCCTGGGTGAGGCGGTGGCTTCGCTGCGCGGCGTCTCCGGCTGGCGTGTGGCCGATGCCAAGGACATCGAGGACGATGGCAGCTACTACCTGGAGTTCAGCTACAAGCTGGACACCAGCCAGCTGCCGCGTCCGATGCAGATCGGCCTGGGCGCCGGCCAGGGCTGGGCCCTTTCGGTGGAGCGCTACATGCAGCTCAACCTGGACTTGCCCGCCACGCCGCCGCCCAACCGGCCGCAGCCCTGA
- the rsmB gene encoding 16S rRNA (cytosine(967)-C(5))-methyltransferase RsmB: protein MSTPHPSSPPLHRLLSAGADAVQAVRDGHSLTEWLTRCPADVRPGAQALSFTVLRRLGAVQALRARLAPKAPPPRVDALLVTALALLWPGETAYTEHTLVDQAVEAARRRAPKNAGFVNAVLRRFLREREALVAALQDDPIATWNHPRWWQEQLQRDWPDHWQALLSANQQRPPMTLRVNPAQGSPSHYLDRLTEAGIAAHPAGDLWPQALVLDEPRPVQALPGFAEGDASVQDASAQLAAPLLLGTMAPQDLAPGEHWPMLGAGAHVLDACSAPGGKTAHLQELAGNRLDLLALDTDAKRLERVQQNLERLQLTARVTPADARNTQAWWDGRPFDGILLDAPCSASGIVRRHPDVRWLRRATDIPALAQIQSELLEALWPLLKPGGRLLYATCSVFKAEGQDQIDAFLQRHGDARWRQFTRGAGHLLPLADNASQEPPRGAAVTDGFFYALLQKLPSA from the coding sequence GTGTCTACCCCCCATCCCTCCTCTCCCCCGCTGCATCGCCTGCTGAGCGCTGGTGCCGACGCCGTCCAGGCCGTTCGTGACGGGCATTCGCTGACCGAGTGGCTGACCCGCTGCCCGGCCGATGTGCGCCCAGGCGCCCAGGCCCTGAGCTTCACCGTGCTGCGGCGCCTGGGTGCCGTGCAGGCGCTGCGGGCCCGGCTGGCGCCCAAGGCCCCGCCACCTCGTGTGGATGCCTTGCTGGTGACGGCCCTGGCACTGCTGTGGCCGGGTGAAACCGCCTATACCGAACACACTCTGGTGGACCAGGCCGTGGAAGCGGCCCGCCGCCGCGCGCCCAAGAACGCGGGCTTCGTGAATGCCGTGCTGCGCCGCTTCCTGCGTGAACGGGAGGCCCTGGTGGCCGCCTTGCAGGACGATCCCATCGCCACCTGGAACCATCCCCGCTGGTGGCAGGAGCAACTGCAACGGGACTGGCCCGACCACTGGCAGGCCCTGCTTTCCGCCAATCAGCAACGCCCGCCGATGACCTTGCGCGTCAACCCGGCCCAGGGCAGCCCCTCGCACTACCTGGACCGCCTGACCGAAGCGGGTATTGCCGCCCATCCGGCAGGAGACCTCTGGCCCCAGGCCCTGGTGCTGGACGAACCCCGACCGGTCCAGGCCCTGCCCGGCTTCGCTGAGGGGGATGCCTCGGTGCAGGACGCCTCCGCCCAACTGGCCGCCCCGCTGCTGTTGGGAACGATGGCGCCGCAAGACCTGGCCCCGGGTGAGCATTGGCCGATGCTGGGCGCAGGCGCCCATGTGCTGGACGCCTGCTCCGCGCCTGGCGGCAAAACCGCGCATTTGCAGGAATTAGCGGGCAACCGCCTGGATCTTCTGGCGCTGGACACCGACGCCAAGCGGCTGGAACGGGTCCAGCAGAACCTGGAGCGGCTGCAACTGACGGCCCGGGTGACACCGGCCGACGCCCGCAACACCCAGGCGTGGTGGGACGGCCGCCCGTTCGACGGCATCTTGCTGGATGCCCCTTGCAGCGCCTCCGGTATCGTGCGCCGCCATCCGGACGTGCGGTGGCTGCGCCGCGCCACGGACATTCCGGCCCTCGCCCAGATCCAATCAGAATTGCTGGAGGCCCTGTGGCCGCTGCTGAAGCCCGGCGGACGGTTGCTCTACGCCACCTGCTCGGTCTTCAAAGCCGAAGGCCAGGATCAAATCGACGCGTTTTTGCAACGCCATGGTGATGCACGGTGGCGTCAGTTCACGCGTGGAGCCGGTCACCTCCTCCCGCTCGCTGACAATGCTTCGCAAGAACCACCGCGAGGCGCCGCCGTCACCGACGGCTTCTTCTACGCCTTGCTCCAGAAGTTGCCGTCCGCGTGA
- the folE gene encoding GTP cyclohydrolase I gives MTGTPTLSAEALAALPASERIRYRLVHARKRYHANDNIADFLEPGELEQLQAEVQVKMQEVLQSLVIDTESDHNTQETAKRVAKMFLREVFAGRYNAAPAVTEFPNAERLNELMIVGPITVRSACSHHLCPIIGKVWIGLLPNEHSNLIGLSKYARLTDWIMSRPQIQEEAVTMLANELQDRVRPDGLAIVMDADHFCMHWRGVKDMESTMINSVMRGAFLKDPNLRREFLSLVRSKS, from the coding sequence ATGACAGGCACCCCCACCTTGAGCGCCGAGGCCCTGGCGGCCCTGCCCGCATCCGAGCGCATTCGCTACCGGCTGGTCCATGCCCGCAAGCGCTATCACGCCAACGACAACATCGCCGACTTCCTGGAACCGGGAGAACTGGAACAGCTCCAGGCCGAGGTGCAGGTGAAGATGCAGGAGGTGCTGCAGTCGCTGGTCATCGATACCGAGAGCGACCACAACACGCAGGAGACCGCCAAGCGTGTGGCGAAGATGTTCCTGCGCGAGGTGTTTGCCGGCCGGTACAACGCCGCGCCCGCCGTCACCGAATTCCCGAATGCGGAACGGCTCAATGAGCTGATGATCGTGGGCCCGATCACCGTGCGCAGCGCCTGCTCCCACCATCTGTGCCCGATCATCGGCAAAGTCTGGATTGGCCTGCTGCCCAATGAGCATTCCAATCTCATCGGCCTGTCCAAATACGCGCGCCTGACCGACTGGATCATGAGCCGTCCGCAGATCCAGGAAGAAGCGGTCACCATGCTGGCCAATGAGCTGCAGGACCGTGTGCGTCCGGACGGCCTGGCCATCGTGATGGATGCCGACCACTTCTGCATGCATTGGCGTGGTGTCAAGGACATGGAGTCCACCATGATCAACAGCGTGATGCGTGGGGCCTTCCTGAAAGATCCGAATCTGCGGCGGGAATTCCTGTCGCTGGTGCGCAGCAAGAGTTGA